From the genome of Halomonas sp. 1513, one region includes:
- a CDS encoding ArsC family reductase, with protein sequence MLTLFGIKNCDTCRRARKAMDASGVPYQFHDLREDGLSAALLEHILERVPVMTLLNKRSTTWRQLDDADKQDIDANRARELMLAHPTLLKRPLLDTGDDILVGYRDGDYDNLPV encoded by the coding sequence ATGCTGACCCTGTTTGGCATCAAGAACTGCGACACCTGCCGCCGCGCGCGCAAGGCCATGGACGCCTCCGGCGTGCCCTACCAGTTCCACGACCTGCGCGAGGACGGCCTCTCGGCGGCGCTGCTCGAGCACATCCTCGAGCGGGTGCCGGTGATGACCCTGCTCAACAAGCGCAGCACCACCTGGCGCCAGCTCGACGACGCCGACAAACAGGACATCGACGCCAACCGCGCCCGCGAGCTGATGCTGGCCCATCCCACCCTGCTCAAGCGACCGCTGCTGGATACCGGCGATGATATCCTGGTCGGCTACCGCGACGGCGACTACGACAACCTGCCGGTCTAA
- a CDS encoding translation elongation factor Ts, whose amino-acid sequence MAAISASQVKELRERTGLGMMECKKALTEAGGDIEQAIEDLRKNSGLKAAKKAGRTAAEGAVVTRVADDGSYGVMVEINSETDFVARDDNFKSFADQVASALFDAKSDDVAALMAGDMEATREQLVQKIGENISVRRAVMVEAGAGNLVGEYVHGGRIGVLTVLKGANAEVAKDVAMHVAAINPAVALPENMPQEQLDQEKAIILAQPDMAGKPEQIAEKMVQGRLKKYLAENSLTEQPFVKDPNQSVAEFVKSAGGEVVGFTRFEVGEGIEKEEVDFAKEVMEQARRS is encoded by the coding sequence ATGGCAGCTATCAGCGCCTCACAGGTCAAGGAACTGCGCGAGCGTACCGGGCTCGGCATGATGGAGTGCAAGAAGGCCCTCACCGAAGCCGGTGGTGACATCGAGCAGGCGATCGAGGACCTGCGCAAGAACTCCGGTCTCAAGGCCGCCAAGAAGGCCGGTCGCACCGCCGCCGAAGGCGCCGTGGTGACCCGCGTGGCCGATGACGGCAGCTACGGCGTGATGGTCGAGATCAACTCCGAAACCGACTTCGTCGCCCGTGACGACAACTTCAAGAGCTTCGCCGACCAGGTCGCCAGCGCACTGTTCGATGCCAAGAGCGACGACGTGGCCGCGCTGATGGCCGGCGACATGGAAGCCACCCGCGAGCAGCTGGTGCAGAAGATCGGCGAGAACATCAGCGTGCGTCGTGCGGTGATGGTCGAGGCCGGCGCCGGCAATCTGGTGGGCGAGTACGTCCACGGCGGCCGCATCGGGGTACTGACCGTGCTCAAGGGTGCCAACGCCGAGGTGGCCAAGGACGTTGCCATGCACGTCGCCGCCATCAACCCGGCCGTGGCACTGCCCGAGAACATGCCCCAGGAGCAGCTCGATCAGGAAAAGGCGATCATCCTGGCCCAGCCGGACATGGCCGGCAAGCCGGAGCAGATCGCCGAGAAGATGGTCCAGGGCCGCCTCAAGAAGTACCTGGCCGAGAACAGCCTGACCGAGCAGCCGTTCGTCAAGGACCCCAACCAGTCCGTCGCCGAGTTCGTCAAGAGCGCCGGCGGTGAAGTGGTCGGCTTCACGCGCTTCGAAGTGGGTGAAGGGATCGAGAAGGAAGAGGTCGACTTCGCCAAGGAAGTAATGGAACAGGCTCGCCGTAGCTGA
- a CDS encoding UMP kinase, with protein MPTSHDPHSAERGTKPERGAKSKYKRILLKLSGEALMGEHEFGIDPQVLDRMALEIGQLVGIGVQVGIVVGGGNLFRGAALNEAGMDRVTGDHMGMLATVMNALAMRDALERSNIRSRVMSAIPMSGVVEHYDRRTGIRYLTSGDVVLFSAGTGNPFFTTDSAACLRGIEIDADVVVKATKVDGVYDKDPVKHADAVKYEHLTYDEVLDQKLGVMDLTAICLVRDHDMPVRVFDMNKPGALLNLVVGGKEGTLIDRG; from the coding sequence ATGCCCACGAGCCACGACCCCCACAGCGCCGAGCGCGGTACCAAGCCCGAGCGCGGTGCCAAGTCGAAGTACAAGCGCATTCTTCTCAAGCTGTCCGGCGAAGCCCTGATGGGCGAGCACGAGTTCGGCATCGATCCGCAGGTGCTGGATCGCATGGCGCTGGAGATCGGCCAGCTGGTAGGGATCGGGGTCCAGGTCGGTATCGTGGTCGGCGGCGGCAACCTGTTCCGCGGTGCGGCGCTCAACGAGGCGGGCATGGATCGTGTCACCGGCGACCATATGGGGATGCTGGCCACGGTGATGAACGCCCTGGCCATGCGCGATGCGCTGGAGCGCTCGAATATCCGCTCGCGGGTGATGTCGGCGATTCCCATGAGCGGGGTCGTGGAGCACTACGACCGTCGCACCGGGATTCGCTACCTGACCTCCGGTGACGTGGTATTGTTCTCCGCCGGGACCGGCAACCCCTTCTTTACCACCGACTCGGCGGCCTGCCTGCGCGGCATCGAGATCGATGCCGACGTGGTGGTCAAGGCCACCAAGGTCGACGGTGTCTACGACAAGGATCCGGTCAAGCACGCCGACGCGGTGAAGTACGAGCACCTGACCTACGATGAGGTGCTCGACCAGAAGCTGGGTGTCATGGATTTGACCGCCATTTGCCTGGTGCGTGACCATGACATGCCGGTTCGCGTATTCGATATGAACAAGCCCGGTGCCCTGCTCAACCTGGTGGTGGGCGGCAAGGAAGGCACGCTGATAGACAGAGGGTAA
- a CDS encoding [protein-PII] uridylyltransferase codes for MLLHHYRFTPDTTLFDEATLRAELDGSRSPIAPFKAALRGIQARLDERFRAGADIRDLIHGRAWCLDRLLQVAWSRHAWPDHGIALLAVGGYGRGELHPHSDIDLLLLLEHDDDTPYREPLTDFITFLWDIGLEIGHSVRSLNDCQREAEADVTVITNLLETRTLAGSEQLREAMRQRLATDRLWPADRFFEAKWQEQITRHYRYNNSEYHLEPNIKSSPGGLRDIQMIGWVAKRHFGTLRYEDVVDNGFMNDAELRILSQGQAFLWQVRYALHMLTGRAEDRLLFDHQRAIAELFGYRDTPERLAVEQFMKRYYRHVTALAGLNDMLLQHFDEVILRGDERLETTPLNDRFEIKGGYIQARHPRVFRQRPAALLELFLLMAQHPEIEGVRAETIRLIRDNRHRIDDLFRDDVRHQSLFMELMRSSGNVARQLRRMNRYGVLGKYLPEFGQAVGLMQHDLFHIYTVDAHTLRLLKFIQCFREPEGREAFPVAATLVHQLPKLELLWIAGLYHDIGKGRGGNHSLIGARDVEGFAERHGLSPRDTRLLSWLIEHHLLMSKTAQKRDITDPDVIRDFARQVRDEVHLDYLYVLTVADINATNPSLWNGWRASLLRQLHAETKRALRRGLENPLDRDDWVRETREEARSLLTSVGADPARVERLWESLGEDYFLQYAPSEIAWQTQGILGHGDSQLPLILISVPTEDMAEGGTKVFIHTRSVDDLFAATAAAMEQLGLSIHDARIATSSNDWTLNTFIVLDDDGEAIRDRERIEAIRRHLVEELDDPDDYPQIVTRHTPRQLKHFKVPTQVLIEQDPANERTLLELTAPDRPGLLARVGRIFMEQDIALSAAKIATLGERVEDVFFITTKGGEPLTDPERQQRLRERLIEVLGV; via the coding sequence ATGCTGCTGCACCACTACCGTTTCACGCCCGACACGACGCTGTTCGACGAGGCCACGCTGCGCGCCGAGCTGGACGGCAGCCGCTCGCCGATTGCACCGTTCAAGGCCGCGCTGCGTGGGATCCAGGCGCGGCTCGATGAGCGCTTTCGCGCCGGCGCCGACATCCGCGACCTGATCCACGGCCGCGCCTGGTGCCTCGACCGCCTGCTGCAGGTGGCCTGGTCGCGCCACGCCTGGCCCGATCACGGCATCGCCCTGCTCGCGGTCGGCGGCTACGGCCGCGGTGAGCTGCACCCGCACTCCGACATCGACCTGCTGCTGCTGCTCGAGCACGACGACGACACCCCCTACCGCGAGCCGCTCACCGACTTCATCACCTTCCTGTGGGACATCGGGCTGGAGATCGGCCATAGCGTGCGCTCGCTCAACGACTGCCAGCGCGAGGCCGAGGCCGACGTCACGGTGATCACCAACCTGCTCGAGACGCGCACCCTGGCCGGCAGCGAGCAGCTGCGCGAGGCGATGCGCCAGCGCCTCGCCACCGACCGGCTATGGCCGGCGGACCGCTTCTTCGAAGCCAAGTGGCAGGAGCAGATCACCCGCCACTACCGCTACAACAACTCCGAGTATCACCTCGAGCCCAATATCAAGAGCTCCCCGGGCGGACTGCGCGACATCCAGATGATCGGCTGGGTGGCCAAGCGCCATTTCGGCACCCTGCGCTACGAGGACGTGGTCGACAACGGCTTCATGAACGACGCCGAGCTGCGCATCCTGAGTCAGGGTCAGGCCTTCCTGTGGCAGGTGCGCTATGCGCTGCACATGCTCACCGGGCGCGCCGAGGATCGCCTGCTGTTCGATCACCAGCGCGCCATCGCCGAGCTGTTCGGCTACCGCGACACGCCTGAGCGCCTCGCCGTCGAGCAGTTCATGAAGCGCTACTACCGCCACGTCACGGCGCTGGCCGGCCTCAACGACATGCTGCTGCAGCACTTCGACGAAGTGATCCTGCGCGGCGACGAGCGCCTCGAGACCACGCCGCTCAACGACCGTTTCGAGATCAAGGGCGGCTATATCCAGGCGCGTCACCCGCGGGTCTTCCGCCAGCGACCGGCGGCGCTGCTCGAGCTGTTCCTGCTGATGGCGCAGCACCCGGAGATCGAAGGCGTGCGTGCCGAGACGATTCGTCTGATTCGCGACAACCGCCACCGCATCGACGACCTGTTCCGCGACGACGTGCGCCACCAGAGCCTGTTCATGGAGCTCATGCGCTCCAGCGGCAACGTGGCCCGCCAACTGCGGCGCATGAACCGCTACGGCGTGCTCGGCAAGTACCTGCCGGAGTTCGGCCAGGCGGTGGGCCTGATGCAGCACGACCTGTTTCACATCTACACCGTCGACGCCCACACCCTGCGGCTGCTCAAGTTCATTCAGTGCTTTCGCGAGCCCGAGGGGCGCGAGGCGTTCCCGGTGGCGGCGACCCTGGTCCACCAGCTGCCCAAGCTCGAGCTGCTGTGGATCGCCGGGCTCTATCACGATATCGGCAAGGGCCGCGGCGGCAACCACTCGCTGATCGGCGCCCGCGATGTCGAGGGCTTCGCCGAGCGCCACGGCCTGTCGCCCCGCGACACCCGGCTGCTGAGCTGGCTGATCGAACACCACCTGCTGATGTCGAAGACCGCCCAGAAGCGCGACATCACCGACCCCGACGTGATCCGCGACTTCGCCCGACAGGTGCGCGACGAGGTGCACCTCGACTACCTCTACGTGCTCACCGTGGCCGATATCAACGCCACCAATCCCTCGCTGTGGAACGGCTGGCGCGCCAGCCTGCTGCGCCAGCTCCACGCCGAGACCAAGCGTGCCCTGCGCCGCGGCCTGGAGAACCCGCTGGACCGCGACGACTGGGTGCGCGAGACCCGCGAGGAGGCGCGCTCGCTGCTGACCAGCGTCGGCGCCGATCCGGCGCGGGTCGAGCGCCTGTGGGAGTCCCTCGGCGAGGACTACTTCCTGCAGTACGCACCCAGCGAGATCGCCTGGCAGACCCAGGGCATCCTCGGCCACGGCGACTCGCAGCTGCCGCTGATCCTGATCAGCGTGCCCACCGAGGACATGGCCGAGGGCGGCACCAAGGTGTTCATCCACACCCGCTCGGTGGACGACCTGTTTGCGGCCACCGCCGCCGCCATGGAACAGCTGGGGCTGTCGATCCACGATGCGCGCATCGCCACCTCGAGCAACGACTGGACGCTCAACACCTTCATCGTGCTCGACGACGACGGCGAGGCGATCCGCGACCGCGAGCGCATCGAGGCGATTCGCCGCCATCTGGTCGAGGAGCTCGACGACCCGGACGACTACCCGCAGATCGTCACCCGCCATACCCCGCGCCAGCTCAAGCACTTCAAGGTGCCTACCCAGGTGCTGATCGAGCAGGACCCGGCCAACGAGCGCACCCTGCTGGAGCTCACCGCCCCCGACCGCCCAGGCCTGCTGGCACGGGTCGGGCGCATCTTCATGGAGCAGGACATCGCCCTCTCGGCGGCCAAGATCGCCACCCTCGGCGAGCGCGTCGAAGACGTCTTCTTCATCACCACCAAGGGCGGCGAACCGCTGACCGATCCCGAGCGCCAGCAGCGCCTGCGCGAACGACTGATCGAGGTACTCGGCGTCTAG
- a CDS encoding 2,3,4,5-tetrahydropyridine-2,6-dicarboxylate N-succinyltransferase has translation MLSFALGIGTQNTQGDWLEIYYPAPLFQPDAALVDAARQALDAPAGNAAVSFLPEHCATLAAALKAVGNPEQAELAESLAASQRPLVATFLDTDTPPESAPEVYLKLHLLSHRLVTPHQLDLTGMFGLLRNIAWTNEGPIDIEELPARRLKARLEGRALSVDCVDKFPKMTDYVVPKGIRIGDTARVRLGAYLGEGTTVMHEGFVNFNAGSEGPGMIEGRISAGVMVGKGSDLGGGCSTMGTLSGGGNIVIKVGEGCLIGANAGIGIPLGDRCTVEAGLYITAGAKVTLLDDQGQEVKTVAARELAGQDDLLLRRNSQNGRIECLTNKSAVALNEALHAHN, from the coding sequence ATGCTCAGCTTTGCACTCGGCATCGGCACCCAGAACACCCAGGGCGACTGGCTGGAAATCTACTACCCGGCACCGCTGTTCCAACCCGACGCAGCGCTGGTCGACGCCGCCCGCCAGGCCCTGGATGCGCCGGCCGGCAACGCCGCGGTGAGCTTCCTGCCCGAGCACTGTGCGACACTGGCCGCTGCCCTCAAGGCCGTCGGCAACCCCGAGCAGGCCGAACTCGCCGAGTCGCTGGCGGCCAGCCAGCGCCCGCTGGTGGCAACCTTCCTCGATACCGACACGCCGCCGGAGAGCGCACCCGAGGTGTACCTCAAGCTGCACCTGCTGTCGCACCGCCTGGTCACGCCCCATCAGCTGGACCTGACCGGCATGTTCGGGCTGCTGCGCAACATCGCCTGGACCAACGAGGGCCCGATCGATATCGAAGAGCTGCCGGCACGCCGCCTCAAGGCGCGCCTCGAGGGCCGCGCGCTGTCGGTGGACTGCGTCGACAAGTTCCCCAAGATGACCGACTACGTGGTGCCCAAGGGCATTCGTATCGGCGATACCGCACGGGTGCGCCTGGGCGCCTACCTGGGCGAAGGCACCACCGTGATGCACGAGGGCTTCGTCAACTTCAACGCCGGCAGCGAGGGCCCGGGCATGATCGAGGGCCGCATCTCGGCCGGCGTGATGGTCGGCAAGGGCTCGGACCTGGGCGGCGGCTGCTCGACCATGGGCACTCTGTCAGGCGGCGGCAACATCGTGATCAAGGTCGGTGAAGGCTGCCTGATCGGGGCCAACGCCGGCATCGGTATCCCGCTGGGCGACCGCTGCACCGTCGAGGCCGGGCTCTATATCACCGCCGGCGCCAAGGTCACCCTGCTCGACGACCAGGGCCAGGAGGTCAAGACCGTGGCCGCCCGCGAGCTGGCCGGCCAGGACGACCTGCTGCTGCGCCGCAACTCCCAGAACGGCCGCATCGAGTGCCTGACCAACAAGAGCGCCGTGGCGCTCAACGAGGCGCTGCATGCCCACAACTGA
- a CDS encoding type I methionyl aminopeptidase: MNVPIKTAAEIDKMREAGRQAARVLEMIAPHVEAGVSTGRLDRLCHEFIVDELGSTPAPLNYHGFPNATCTSINHVVCHGIPDDAKKLKKGDIMNIDITVKTADGYHGDSSKMFVIGETIQGERLCRITQECLYKSIALVKPGVRLSALAQVIQQHAEANGYSVVRDFCGHGIGAGFHEDPQILHYDGYAPEADIALAEGMCFTIEPMINVGGYRTKVLRDGWTAVTKDRSLSAQWEHTLLVTADGVEVLTARGEEDLTFLDR, encoded by the coding sequence ATGAACGTTCCCATCAAGACCGCAGCGGAAATCGACAAGATGCGCGAGGCCGGTCGCCAGGCCGCCCGCGTGCTGGAAATGATCGCCCCCCACGTCGAGGCCGGTGTCTCCACCGGCAGGCTCGACCGTCTGTGTCACGAGTTCATCGTCGACGAGCTGGGCTCGACGCCGGCCCCGCTCAACTACCACGGCTTCCCCAACGCCACCTGCACCTCGATCAATCACGTGGTGTGCCACGGCATTCCCGATGACGCCAAGAAGCTCAAGAAAGGCGACATCATGAACATCGACATCACCGTCAAGACCGCCGACGGCTACCACGGCGACTCGAGCAAGATGTTCGTGATCGGCGAGACCATCCAGGGCGAGCGGCTGTGCCGCATCACCCAGGAGTGCCTCTACAAGAGCATCGCCCTGGTCAAACCCGGCGTACGGCTTTCCGCATTGGCCCAGGTGATCCAGCAGCACGCCGAGGCCAACGGCTACTCGGTGGTGCGCGACTTCTGCGGCCACGGCATCGGCGCCGGCTTTCACGAGGACCCGCAGATCCTGCACTACGACGGCTACGCCCCGGAGGCCGATATCGCCCTGGCCGAGGGCATGTGCTTCACCATCGAGCCGATGATCAACGTCGGTGGCTACCGTACCAAGGTACTGCGCGACGGCTGGACCGCCGTGACCAAGGACCGCAGCCTGTCGGCGCAGTGGGAGCACACCCTGCTGGTCACTGCCGACGGCGTCGAGGTGCTCACCGCCCGCGGTGAGGAAGACCTCACCTTCCTCGACCGCTGA
- a CDS encoding phosphatidate cytidylyltransferase produces the protein MLKQRIITALWLAPLVLLGLFWLDGGAFALFTALIVLLASWEWVNLAGFEGQRQRLLGAAGMALLMLVLWLTGAAQASWLLWLGALGWLANLYWIIHYPDKGAQWQATPRRLAMGLWVLLPCWVGFIALRESGAVWLLFVLLLVWCADTGAYFAGRAYGRRKLAPRVSPGKSWEGVAGGLAATTLLALLFATWQSLGLGQGLALVMITWLVTLISVLGDLLESMLKRYRGIKDSSALLPGHGGVLDRIDSLTAAVPWFALLGSWL, from the coding sequence ATGCTTAAACAGCGCATCATCACCGCCCTATGGCTGGCGCCGCTGGTGCTGCTGGGCCTGTTCTGGCTCGACGGCGGCGCCTTTGCGCTGTTCACCGCGCTGATCGTGCTGCTGGCCAGCTGGGAGTGGGTCAACCTGGCCGGCTTCGAAGGCCAGCGTCAGCGCCTGTTGGGCGCCGCGGGCATGGCGCTGCTGATGCTGGTGCTGTGGCTGACGGGCGCCGCACAGGCGAGCTGGCTGCTGTGGCTAGGCGCGCTGGGCTGGCTGGCTAACCTCTACTGGATTATCCACTACCCCGACAAGGGGGCTCAGTGGCAGGCCACGCCGCGACGCCTGGCCATGGGGCTATGGGTGCTGCTGCCGTGCTGGGTCGGTTTCATCGCGCTGCGCGAGAGCGGCGCCGTGTGGCTGCTGTTCGTGCTGCTGCTGGTGTGGTGCGCGGATACCGGCGCCTACTTCGCCGGCCGCGCCTACGGCCGGCGCAAGCTGGCGCCGCGGGTCAGCCCCGGCAAGTCCTGGGAGGGCGTGGCCGGCGGCCTGGCGGCGACCACCCTGCTAGCGCTGCTGTTCGCGACCTGGCAGTCGTTGGGCCTGGGGCAGGGCCTGGCACTGGTGATGATCACCTGGCTGGTGACGCTGATCTCGGTGCTCGGCGACCTGCTCGAGAGCATGCTCAAGCGCTACCGCGGCATCAAGGACTCCAGCGCCCTGCTGCCCGGCCATGGCGGCGTGCTCGATCGCATCGACAGCCTGACCGCAGCGGTGCCGTGGTTTGCGCTGCTCGGCAGCTGGCTGTGA
- a CDS encoding di-trans,poly-cis-decaprenylcistransferase: MRDPMSSTLSSQECRDGLPRHVAVIMDGNNRWARARGFSGVRGHRAGVESVRAVIRRAAERRIEVLTLFAFSSENWRRPADEVSALMELFLWALKREVKKLHEHDIRLSVIGDRNGFSASIQQHIERAEALTRDNRGLHLVIAANYGGHWDLARAARRLAERVEAGELRAAQIDEAALGGQVCLAGAPAVDLCIRTSGEQRISNFLLWQLAYAEFYFTPVLWPDFDGAAFDQALESYCGRLRRFGMTDEQVEAQHA; the protein is encoded by the coding sequence ATGCGAGACCCCATGTCCTCAACGCTGTCTTCACAAGAGTGCCGTGATGGCCTGCCGCGCCACGTGGCGGTGATCATGGATGGCAACAATCGCTGGGCGCGTGCCCGCGGCTTCTCCGGCGTGCGCGGTCACCGCGCTGGCGTCGAGTCGGTGCGTGCGGTGATCCGCCGCGCCGCCGAGCGGCGCATCGAGGTGCTCACCCTGTTTGCCTTCTCCAGCGAGAACTGGCGGCGTCCCGCCGATGAGGTCAGCGCCTTGATGGAGCTGTTCCTGTGGGCCCTCAAGCGCGAGGTCAAGAAGCTCCACGAGCACGATATCCGCCTCTCGGTGATTGGTGATCGCAACGGTTTCTCGGCCTCGATCCAGCAGCATATCGAGCGCGCCGAGGCGCTGACCCGCGACAACCGTGGCCTGCATCTGGTGATCGCCGCCAACTACGGCGGCCACTGGGATCTGGCGCGGGCCGCCCGCCGCCTCGCCGAGCGCGTCGAGGCGGGCGAGCTGCGCGCCGCGCAGATCGACGAAGCCGCCCTGGGCGGCCAGGTGTGCCTGGCTGGGGCGCCCGCGGTGGACCTGTGCATCCGCACCAGCGGCGAGCAGCGCATCTCCAACTTCCTGCTCTGGCAGCTGGCCTACGCCGAGTTCTATTTCACGCCGGTGCTATGGCCCGATTTCGACGGCGCCGCCTTCGACCAGGCACTCGAATCCTACTGCGGTCGGCTGCGGCGCTTTGGCATGACCGATGAACAGGTCGAGGCACAGCATGCTTAA
- a CDS encoding succinyldiaminopimelate transaminase produces MNPDLDALKPYPFEKLAALKADVTPPAALTHIPLTIGEPQHAPYAGALEALVAHQQEMARYPATNGMPELRQAIAGWASRRFGLAGLDPDTQVLPVNGTREAIFAFVQAALDRSRPARVAVPNPFYQIYEGAALLAGGEPLYLDCRAEHGFRPDFDAVSADTWREVQVVFLCSPGNPTGAVTPLADFQRLLALADEHDFIIASDECYSELYLDEAAPPPGLLQACAALGRQDYRRCLVFHSLSKRSNLPGLRSGFVAGDAALIAPFKRYRTYHGCAMSLPLQRASIAAWQDEQHVLANRDAYREKFAAVTEILAPVMDFPAPQASFYLWPAVPGGDDAAFTRALYAEEHVSVLPGSYMGRPATGDGMGRAAVDGHNPGSGRVRLALVAELEATVEGARRLRRFIERQ; encoded by the coding sequence ATGAACCCCGATCTCGATGCCCTCAAGCCCTACCCCTTCGAGAAGCTCGCCGCGCTCAAGGCCGACGTCACCCCGCCGGCGGCGCTGACGCATATCCCGCTGACCATCGGCGAGCCGCAGCATGCACCCTATGCCGGTGCGCTCGAGGCGCTAGTGGCGCATCAGCAGGAGATGGCGCGCTATCCGGCGACCAACGGCATGCCCGAACTGCGCCAGGCGATTGCCGGCTGGGCGAGCCGCCGCTTCGGCCTCGCGGGCCTCGACCCGGACACCCAGGTGCTGCCGGTCAACGGTACCCGCGAGGCGATCTTCGCCTTCGTCCAGGCAGCACTCGACCGCAGCCGCCCGGCCAGGGTGGCGGTGCCCAACCCCTTCTACCAGATCTATGAAGGGGCGGCGCTGCTGGCCGGCGGCGAACCGCTCTACCTCGACTGCCGCGCCGAGCACGGCTTTCGGCCGGATTTCGATGCCGTATCCGCCGACACCTGGCGCGAGGTGCAGGTCGTCTTCCTGTGTTCGCCGGGCAACCCCACCGGGGCGGTGACGCCGCTGGCCGACTTCCAACGCCTGCTGGCACTTGCCGACGAGCACGACTTCATCATCGCCTCCGACGAGTGCTACTCCGAGCTCTACCTCGACGAAGCCGCGCCGCCGCCTGGGCTGCTGCAGGCCTGTGCAGCGCTGGGCCGCCAAGACTACCGGCGCTGCCTGGTCTTCCACTCGCTCTCCAAGCGCTCCAATCTGCCCGGGCTACGCTCCGGCTTCGTGGCCGGCGACGCCGCGCTGATCGCGCCATTCAAGCGCTACCGCACCTACCACGGCTGCGCCATGTCGCTGCCGCTGCAGCGCGCCTCGATCGCCGCCTGGCAGGACGAGCAGCACGTGCTCGCCAACCGCGACGCCTACCGCGAAAAGTTCGCCGCGGTGACCGAGATCCTCGCCCCGGTAATGGATTTCCCAGCCCCCCAGGCAAGCTTCTACCTGTGGCCGGCGGTTCCCGGCGGCGACGACGCGGCCTTTACCCGGGCGCTCTACGCCGAGGAGCATGTCAGCGTGCTGCCGGGCTCGTATATGGGTCGCCCCGCTACCGGCGACGGGATGGGGCGTGCCGCGGTCGACGGCCACAACCCGGGCAGCGGCCGCGTGCGCCTGGCGCTGGTCGCCGAGCTAGAGGCCACCGTCGAGGGCGCGCGCCGCCTGCGTCGCTTCATCGAACGCCAGTGA
- a CDS encoding 30S ribosomal protein S2 — translation MAHVNMRDLLKAGAHFGHQTKYWNPKMSKFIFGARNKIHIINLEHTLPALNDAIGVVEKMAASNNKILFVGTKRSASKIIKEEANRVGQPFVNHRWLGGMLTNFKTIRQSIKRLRELEAMHEDGTFEKLTKKEVLMATREQDKLERSVGGIKEMGGLPDALFVIDVDHERIAINEANKLGIPVIGVVDTNSDPDGVDYVIPGNDDSIRAIQIYVKAIADACGRAKEGRPDEFVEVSDADASETAE, via the coding sequence ATGGCACACGTCAATATGCGTGACCTGCTCAAGGCAGGCGCCCACTTCGGTCACCAGACCAAGTACTGGAACCCGAAGATGAGCAAGTTCATCTTCGGTGCGCGCAACAAGATTCACATCATCAACCTCGAGCACACCCTGCCGGCGCTGAACGACGCCATCGGCGTGGTCGAGAAGATGGCCGCTTCCAACAACAAGATCCTGTTCGTGGGGACCAAGCGTTCCGCCAGCAAGATCATCAAGGAAGAGGCGAATCGCGTTGGTCAGCCGTTCGTCAACCACCGCTGGCTGGGCGGCATGCTGACCAACTTCAAGACCATTCGTCAGTCGATCAAGCGCCTGCGCGAGCTCGAAGCGATGCACGAAGACGGCACCTTCGAGAAGCTGACCAAGAAAGAAGTCCTGATGGCCACCCGCGAGCAGGACAAGCTCGAGCGTTCGGTGGGCGGCATCAAGGAGATGGGCGGTCTGCCCGATGCGCTGTTCGTGATCGACGTCGACCACGAGCGGATTGCCATCAACGAGGCCAACAAGCTGGGCATCCCGGTGATCGGTGTGGTCGACACCAACTCCGATCCGGACGGCGTCGACTACGTGATCCCGGGTAACGATGACTCCATCCGCGCCATCCAGATCTACGTCAAGGCCATCGCCGATGCCTGCGGTCGCGCCAAGGAAGGTCGTCCCGACGAGTTCGTTGAAGTCTCGGACGCCGACGCCAGCGAAACCGCCGAGTAA
- a CDS encoding ribosome recycling factor — translation MINDIQKDAESRMKKSLEALQANFHKIRTGRAHTSILDAVMVEYYGGQVPINQVASVNIEDARTLSVSPWEKDMVPKVEKAIMTADLGLNPSTAGSVIRVPMPMLTEETRKGYIKQARSEAEHARVAVRNVRRDANGDLKSLLKEKEISEDEQHKGEDVIQKLTDKYIGEIDSLLEAKEHDLMQV, via the coding sequence GTGATCAACGATATTCAGAAAGACGCCGAGTCTCGCATGAAGAAGAGTCTCGAGGCGCTGCAGGCCAACTTCCACAAGATCCGTACCGGGCGTGCCCACACCAGCATCCTCGACGCGGTGATGGTGGAGTACTACGGTGGTCAGGTACCGATCAACCAGGTGGCCAGCGTCAACATCGAGGACGCCCGCACGCTGAGCGTATCGCCGTGGGAGAAGGACATGGTGCCCAAGGTCGAGAAGGCGATCATGACCGCCGACCTGGGCCTCAACCCGTCCACCGCGGGCAGCGTGATTCGTGTGCCGATGCCGATGCTGACCGAAGAGACCCGCAAGGGCTACATCAAGCAGGCGCGCAGCGAGGCGGAGCATGCCCGTGTGGCGGTGCGCAACGTGCGGCGTGACGCCAACGGTGACCTCAAGTCGCTGCTCAAGGAGAAGGAGATCTCCGAGGACGAGCAGCACAAGGGCGAGGATGTCATCCAGAAGCTCACCGACAAGTACATCGGCGAGATCGACAGCCTGCTGGAAGCCAAGGAACACGACCTGATGCAGGTCTGA